One Streptomyces sp. RPA4-2 genomic window carries:
- a CDS encoding L,D-transpeptidase family protein encodes MWRSSGTRHSHRTARRGGARHLGGARQAMAATVACGALLSAVTACGALSAETNPAGAPGTDGPAASARPRPAPAPRPASVSRVPGIGDMMWDQVPAATGQVVAVYGDHEDSPDALVVLYEWRGTTWERTAGWRAHNGRLGWTTDHHMDDEHTPVGVFTLSDAGGTLDDPGSLLRYRQDTHAFAPPEDADASHRHDFDYVIAIDYNRLRGTPPYDWNRPLGEEKGGGIWLHLDHGDGTSGCVTVPESAMRTLLRTLDPLRHPVVVMGDREYLRR; translated from the coding sequence ATGTGGAGATCCTCTGGGACCCGGCACTCCCACCGGACCGCGCGCCGTGGCGGAGCGCGGCATCTCGGCGGTGCACGGCAGGCCATGGCCGCGACCGTCGCCTGCGGTGCCCTCCTGAGCGCGGTGACGGCATGCGGTGCCCTGAGCGCGGAGACGAACCCGGCCGGGGCGCCGGGAACCGACGGCCCGGCGGCGTCCGCCCGGCCCCGCCCGGCACCCGCCCCGCGCCCGGCGTCCGTCTCCCGGGTCCCCGGCATCGGAGACATGATGTGGGACCAGGTCCCGGCCGCCACCGGCCAGGTGGTGGCCGTCTACGGCGATCACGAGGACTCGCCCGACGCCCTCGTCGTGCTCTACGAGTGGCGCGGCACGACCTGGGAACGGACCGCCGGCTGGCGCGCGCACAACGGCAGGCTGGGCTGGACGACCGACCACCACATGGACGACGAACACACCCCGGTCGGCGTCTTCACCCTCTCCGACGCGGGCGGGACGCTCGACGACCCGGGGAGCCTGCTGCGCTACCGGCAGGACACCCACGCCTTCGCACCCCCGGAGGACGCGGACGCGTCCCACCGTCACGACTTCGACTACGTCATCGCCATCGACTACAACCGGCTCAGGGGCACCCCGCCGTACGACTGGAACCGGCCCCTGGGCGAGGAGAAGGGCGGCGGCATCTGGCTGCACCTGGACCACGGTGACGGCACGTCGGGCTGCGTCACCGTCCCCGAGTCCGCGATGAGAACCCTGCTGCGCACCCTCGACCCCCTGCGTCATCCCGTCGTGGTGATGGGCGACCGGGAGTACTTGCGGCGCTGA
- a CDS encoding ATP-binding cassette domain-containing protein, whose protein sequence is MTDDTTPAVRAADPPARRPSPGSTPARAPVTPVTRTAPAAHEDAAPAADPVPRRPARAATEVLRSAFTESRPAILRLLAWTLLSALPALVSGKAMALAVDRGFLEHRPGQAMCWLAVFATAALIGAWATRQTYPQLAHVVEPMRDRLVRRLVSGLLHRAVAARGRPDASAATAVAQLTRQVEAVRDATAGQLLIVSHFALTAVAVLGGTAMLAPAATPLIAVPLLLALTGFAATTPVTMRRQREAFAADEDLARLCADTLTALRDIVTCGARRPTEQDLLAAIAAGVRANRALAVTAAVRRLLVALGAHLPLLLVVLAAPALVRRGLTPGEVMGVLAYLTGTLEPALRLLVQGVGSSWLRLAVAAERLAAASQPPPTSVDAYGPRTGVDGVDGADIMDGEHGVDGNRGHRPVDGSVRLRGISYSYGAAADPVFDALDLTLHDGEHLAVVGPSGVGKSTLADVLAGDVPPDRGNVVLGGAAAGPLTARELARVRVLLPQDAYVFAGELQENLRWLCPRAPERDVMSAVRALGAGPLVERLGGLEATVDPAALSAGERQIIALVRAHLSPARLVILDEATRHLDAQAELHVEEAFRTRPGTVVTITHRPGPARRADRVLFLDGDRALVGTHSELLATAPGYRALVGGHGGDLDSTD, encoded by the coding sequence GTGACTGACGACACGACACCGGCGGTCCGTGCCGCGGACCCTCCCGCCCGCCGCCCGTCACCGGGGAGCACACCCGCACGCGCCCCCGTAACTCCCGTCACCCGCACGGCCCCTGCGGCCCATGAAGACGCTGCCCCGGCCGCCGACCCCGTCCCGCGGCGGCCCGCCCGTGCCGCCACCGAGGTGCTGCGCTCGGCCTTCACCGAAAGCCGGCCGGCGATTCTGCGGCTGCTCGCGTGGACCTTGCTGTCGGCCCTGCCGGCCCTGGTGTCCGGCAAGGCGATGGCCCTGGCCGTCGACCGCGGGTTCCTCGAGCACCGGCCGGGCCAGGCCATGTGCTGGCTCGCCGTGTTCGCGACGGCGGCGCTGATCGGCGCGTGGGCGACCCGCCAGACCTACCCCCAACTCGCGCACGTCGTCGAGCCGATGCGCGACCGGCTGGTACGCCGACTGGTGTCGGGCCTGCTGCACCGGGCTGTCGCGGCCCGCGGCCGCCCGGACGCGTCCGCCGCCACGGCCGTGGCCCAACTGACCCGCCAGGTCGAGGCGGTTCGCGACGCCACCGCCGGACAGCTGCTCATCGTCTCCCACTTCGCCCTCACGGCGGTGGCCGTGCTGGGCGGCACCGCGATGCTCGCCCCGGCGGCCACCCCGCTGATCGCCGTACCGCTGCTGCTCGCGCTGACGGGGTTCGCGGCGACCACTCCGGTCACGATGCGGCGCCAGCGAGAGGCGTTCGCCGCCGACGAGGACCTGGCGCGCCTGTGCGCCGACACCCTGACCGCGCTGCGTGACATCGTCACCTGCGGAGCCCGCCGGCCCACGGAACAGGATCTGCTCGCCGCCATCGCCGCCGGCGTCCGCGCGAACCGCGCGCTGGCGGTCACGGCAGCCGTCCGACGGCTCCTCGTCGCGCTGGGGGCACACCTGCCGCTCCTGCTCGTCGTCCTGGCGGCCCCGGCCCTGGTACGCCGAGGGCTGACCCCCGGCGAGGTCATGGGTGTACTGGCCTACCTCACCGGGACGCTGGAACCGGCCCTGCGGCTGCTCGTCCAGGGCGTGGGATCGTCCTGGCTGCGCCTCGCCGTCGCCGCCGAGCGCCTCGCCGCCGCCTCCCAGCCACCGCCCACCTCCGTCGACGCGTACGGTCCACGGACCGGTGTGGACGGCGTGGACGGCGCGGACATCATGGACGGGGAGCACGGCGTGGACGGCAACCGTGGGCACCGCCCCGTCGACGGGTCCGTCCGCCTCCGCGGCATCTCCTACTCCTACGGAGCCGCCGCGGATCCCGTCTTCGACGCCCTGGACCTCACCCTGCACGACGGGGAGCACCTTGCCGTGGTCGGCCCCTCGGGGGTCGGCAAGTCCACCCTCGCGGACGTACTCGCGGGCGACGTCCCGCCGGACCGGGGGAACGTCGTGCTCGGCGGCGCCGCGGCGGGCCCGCTCACCGCCCGGGAACTGGCGCGTGTCCGGGTCCTGTTGCCGCAGGACGCCTATGTGTTCGCGGGCGAGCTCCAGGAGAACCTGCGTTGGCTGTGTCCCCGCGCGCCGGAGCGGGACGTGATGTCCGCCGTACGCGCCCTCGGCGCGGGTCCTTTGGTGGAACGCCTCGGCGGACTGGAGGCCACGGTCGATCCGGCCGCGCTGTCCGCGGGCGAGCGTCAGATCATCGCCCTCGTCCGCGCCCATCTCTCGCCGGCCCGGCTGGTCATCCTCGACGAGGCCACCCGCCACCTGGACGCGCAGGCGGAGTTGCACGTGGAAGAAGCCTTTCGCACCCGTCCCGGCACGGTCGTCACCATCACTCACCGGCCCGGTCCCGCGCGTCGCGCCGACCGTGTCCTGTTCCTCGACGGAGACCGTGCCCTGGTGGGGACCCACAGCGAACTGCTGGCCACCGCCCCCGGATACCGGGCGCTGGTCGGCGGCCACGGAGGGGACCTCGACTCCACGGACTGA
- the lanKC gene encoding class III lanthionine synthetase LanKC, protein MDMRYEAYSYADRLFYDSPVQWAVREEFPAATEAAPPGWVRSTREVWVGFQPVTPELPEQGWKIHVAARLDNAPHVLEVVRRYCFDNGVAYKFLRSPGLVQTQNAKYAARASSGKFLTLYPRDDAALEHCLSNLDAALDGAPGPYILSDLRWRKGPLYLRYGGFVEQFCRSETGELVLAFREPSGKLRPDVRAAVFEVPPWAPVPAVLADTLAAASRTSVDDFPYTVQSALHFSNGGGIYLARRTADGQQVVLKEARPHAGLDQRGDDAVTRLDLEHETLGRLAGLDAVPAVLGRFTAWEHHFLVQEYIEGEPLHRWFGRNYPLVHPEVTDEDTAEYRVKALRILDSIEEGLRSIHARGIVFGDLHPRNLIVRPDGRVAFVDFELSSPADAFVRPALGAAGFAAPPELTGFAVDDHALAALRLWIFMPLLPLTVLSPHKAETLRAAARERFALPSAEPPGRDRRPATRPREVPAEQFDELFSGEPAAWPRLRDELAAATAASATPHRTDRLFPGDPSQFTHDGLGLAYGAAGVLWACHATGARVDPAHVGWLLKAVDRRPLRPGLLVGGHGVAYVLDLLGHRQQAMDLLDRLMKDDSEGYGPDLLGGLAGIGLCLLNFARTTGDRTLYDAAVEAAERAVAGLHLDRAAPPDGSRAGLVHGASGTALLLLHLHQVAADSNLLDLAGRALEHDLARCVVAEDGTLQVDDGIRVLPYLESGSAGIAAVLQAHLNHRPDAGLAEQLERIGRAAVPEFIVQPGLFNGRAGLIGLQALLDPDATERAGVIRRHVRRLLWHVVPYEGHPAFPGEQLLRLSMDLATGNAGVMTALGSVYAGTPTLPFLTVPTEPAEPVAPKADAARQRPPSGALPTPTG, encoded by the coding sequence ATGGACATGCGTTACGAGGCGTATTCCTACGCCGACCGGCTGTTCTATGACTCGCCCGTGCAGTGGGCCGTGCGGGAGGAATTCCCGGCCGCCACCGAGGCCGCGCCCCCCGGTTGGGTGCGCAGCACCCGGGAGGTGTGGGTGGGCTTCCAGCCCGTGACGCCCGAACTGCCCGAACAGGGCTGGAAGATTCATGTCGCGGCCCGCCTCGACAACGCCCCGCACGTCCTCGAAGTGGTCCGGCGGTACTGCTTCGACAACGGCGTCGCCTACAAGTTCCTGCGCAGCCCCGGACTCGTGCAGACGCAGAACGCCAAGTACGCGGCCCGCGCCTCCAGCGGGAAGTTCCTCACGCTCTACCCTCGCGACGACGCGGCGCTGGAACACTGTCTGAGCAACCTGGACGCCGCGCTCGACGGCGCGCCCGGACCGTACATCCTGAGCGATCTGCGCTGGCGCAAGGGACCTCTGTACTTACGCTACGGCGGTTTCGTCGAACAGTTCTGCCGCTCCGAGACCGGTGAGCTCGTTCTCGCCTTCCGTGAGCCGTCGGGGAAGCTGCGCCCGGACGTCCGCGCCGCCGTCTTCGAGGTCCCGCCCTGGGCCCCGGTTCCGGCGGTACTCGCCGACACGCTCGCCGCCGCGTCCCGGACGAGCGTCGACGACTTTCCCTACACGGTCCAAAGCGCCCTGCACTTCTCCAACGGCGGCGGGATCTACCTGGCCCGCCGGACGGCGGACGGTCAGCAGGTGGTGCTGAAGGAGGCCAGACCGCATGCCGGCCTCGACCAGCGGGGCGACGACGCGGTCACCCGACTGGACCTCGAGCACGAGACGCTCGGCCGGCTGGCCGGACTGGACGCCGTGCCGGCGGTGCTGGGCCGATTCACCGCCTGGGAACACCACTTCCTGGTGCAGGAGTACATCGAGGGCGAGCCGTTGCACCGCTGGTTCGGCCGTAACTACCCCTTGGTCCACCCCGAGGTGACCGACGAGGACACGGCCGAGTACCGGGTGAAGGCGCTGCGCATCCTCGACAGCATCGAAGAGGGCCTGCGCTCGATCCACGCCCGAGGCATCGTCTTCGGCGATCTGCACCCCCGGAACCTGATCGTGCGGCCGGACGGCCGGGTGGCGTTCGTGGACTTCGAACTCTCCTCGCCCGCCGACGCGTTCGTCCGCCCCGCACTGGGTGCGGCGGGTTTCGCCGCGCCGCCGGAGCTGACCGGGTTCGCCGTCGACGACCACGCGCTGGCCGCCCTGCGACTGTGGATCTTCATGCCGCTGCTGCCCCTGACGGTACTGAGCCCGCACAAGGCGGAAACGCTCCGGGCCGCCGCGCGGGAGAGGTTCGCGCTGCCCTCCGCGGAGCCGCCGGGGCGCGACCGCCGGCCCGCGACCCGCCCGCGCGAGGTTCCGGCGGAGCAGTTCGACGAGCTGTTCAGCGGTGAGCCGGCCGCGTGGCCCCGGCTGCGCGACGAACTGGCGGCGGCGACAGCGGCCAGCGCCACCCCGCACCGAACCGACAGACTGTTCCCCGGCGATCCGAGCCAGTTCACCCACGACGGCCTGGGACTGGCGTACGGCGCGGCGGGTGTGCTGTGGGCCTGCCACGCGACCGGTGCCCGGGTGGATCCCGCCCATGTGGGCTGGCTGCTCAAGGCGGTCGACCGCCGGCCGCTGCGGCCCGGTCTGCTGGTCGGCGGCCACGGCGTGGCCTACGTCCTCGACCTGCTCGGACACCGGCAACAGGCCATGGACCTGCTGGACCGTCTGATGAAGGACGATTCCGAGGGATACGGCCCGGATCTGCTGGGCGGTCTGGCCGGCATCGGGCTGTGCCTGCTCAACTTCGCCCGGACGACCGGGGACCGGACGCTCTACGACGCCGCGGTCGAGGCCGCCGAGCGGGCCGTCGCCGGACTGCACCTCGACCGGGCAGCGCCCCCGGACGGATCGAGGGCCGGCCTCGTGCACGGTGCCAGCGGAACCGCGCTGCTGTTGCTGCACCTGCACCAGGTCGCGGCCGACAGCAACCTGCTCGATCTCGCGGGCCGCGCCCTGGAGCACGACCTCGCGCGATGCGTGGTGGCCGAGGACGGCACCCTCCAGGTCGACGACGGCATCCGCGTCCTGCCCTATCTGGAGTCCGGCAGCGCGGGCATCGCCGCGGTGCTGCAGGCCCACCTGAACCACCGGCCCGACGCCGGGCTCGCGGAACAGCTGGAACGCATCGGCCGCGCCGCCGTACCGGAGTTCATCGTCCAGCCAGGGCTGTTCAACGGCCGTGCCGGACTGATCGGACTTCAGGCGCTGCTGGATCCCGACGCGACGGAGCGCGCCGGCGTGATCCGGCGGCACGTACGCCGACTGCTGTGGCACGTCGTTCCGTACGAGGGCCATCCGGCCTTTCCCGGGGAGCAGTTGCTGCGTCTGTCCATGGACCTGGCCACGGGGAACGCGGGTGTCATGACCGCCCTCGGTTCGGTGTACGCGGGCACCCCGACGCTGCCCTTCCTGACCGTTCCCACCGAGCCGGCCGAACCCGTCGCTCCCAAGGCCGACGCCGCCCGGCAGCGCCCACCGTCCGGTGCACTCCCGACACCGACCGGCTGA
- a CDS encoding ABC transporter transmembrane domain-containing protein, with protein MHSDRTDAAPPQPAPTGSPDRPSTRRAPPTADDTRPDDGDRPEVTRPPRLLLPAAGGRWALVLALAVAASTTATLLLPALLARAVNQALGGAGTATGHRLIALLSLLTVAEATAQYAAPRSGADAAARIRTMAIRRTLAAGPAAVARMPVGDLVARLTASAPQAALAAPALVYSAAQLLMAVVAVVALTLLSPLLSLAFLATAPTGYAVIRRQLRRTTHAGDGYQRTQAQLASGLLDALSGSRSIAASATLTREIERVLRPLPHLSRLGHELWDTQRRTAWCTGLLAPATQLTVLAVAGTQVAAGRLGVGDLLAALGYTGIGLSGLGTAQSLLDVAQARAGAARLTDVLTLPVRGGISRPLPAGPGRLELRGVVVRRQGDVALDGLDLTVPDGSWTALVGAPDSVTSLVAALAVGLTEPDEGTVTLDGVPLTTIHPDELPTAISCAFADPVLTGATVQDALGLGPAPPPPWRLRGAARAAQADTFIRRLPDGYRTPMSSLVLSGGERQRLGLARAFARDSRLIVLDDATCGLDGATEAAALRALREETAGRTVLYITRRATVAAAADRVAWLHEGRVRAVAAHDELWPLAAYRDVLDGGTPGPRPAPVKASAGD; from the coding sequence ATGCACAGCGACCGAACCGACGCCGCTCCGCCACAGCCCGCCCCGACCGGCTCGCCGGACCGGCCCTCCACACGACGGGCTCCCCCCACCGCCGACGACACCCGGCCGGACGACGGTGACCGGCCCGAAGTGACCCGGCCGCCACGCCTGTTGCTGCCGGCCGCGGGCGGACGCTGGGCGCTGGTCCTGGCCCTGGCCGTGGCCGCGAGCACCACCGCGACCCTGCTGCTGCCCGCCCTGCTGGCCCGCGCCGTCAACCAGGCGCTGGGCGGAGCCGGAACGGCCACCGGCCACCGACTCATCGCCCTTCTGTCCCTGTTGACCGTCGCCGAGGCCACCGCCCAGTACGCCGCCCCGCGCTCCGGCGCCGACGCGGCGGCCCGTATCCGCACCATGGCGATCCGCCGCACACTGGCCGCCGGCCCCGCCGCCGTCGCCCGCATGCCGGTCGGTGACCTCGTCGCCCGTCTGACCGCCAGCGCCCCGCAGGCCGCACTGGCCGCACCCGCCCTGGTCTATTCGGCCGCGCAACTGCTCATGGCCGTCGTCGCCGTCGTCGCCCTGACCCTGCTCTCCCCCCTGCTGTCCCTGGCGTTCCTGGCCACCGCGCCCACCGGCTACGCGGTCATCCGCCGCCAACTGCGCCGCACGACCCACGCGGGTGACGGATACCAGCGGACCCAGGCCCAACTGGCGTCCGGACTGCTCGACGCACTGAGCGGCAGCCGCAGCATCGCCGCCTCGGCCACCCTCACCCGGGAGATCGAACGCGTCCTGCGCCCCCTGCCGCACCTGTCGAGACTGGGACACGAACTGTGGGACACCCAGCGCCGCACCGCCTGGTGCACCGGCCTGCTCGCCCCGGCAACCCAGCTCACGGTCCTCGCCGTGGCGGGGACCCAGGTCGCCGCGGGCCGGCTCGGCGTCGGTGATCTGCTGGCCGCCCTCGGCTACACCGGAATCGGCCTCAGCGGCCTCGGCACCGCACAGAGCCTCCTCGACGTCGCCCAGGCCCGGGCGGGCGCCGCCCGGCTCACCGACGTACTCACCCTGCCGGTCCGCGGTGGCATCTCCCGTCCACTGCCCGCCGGTCCGGGCCGTCTGGAACTGCGGGGCGTCGTCGTACGCCGTCAGGGAGACGTCGCCCTGGACGGCCTGGACCTGACGGTGCCCGACGGCTCCTGGACCGCCCTCGTGGGCGCCCCCGACTCGGTGACCTCGCTGGTGGCCGCGCTCGCCGTGGGCCTCACCGAACCCGACGAGGGCACCGTCACGCTCGACGGCGTCCCGCTGACGACGATCCACCCCGACGAACTGCCCACCGCGATCTCCTGCGCCTTCGCCGACCCGGTGCTGACCGGCGCCACGGTCCAGGACGCGCTCGGCCTCGGCCCGGCCCCCCCGCCGCCGTGGCGGCTGCGCGGGGCGGCACGGGCCGCGCAGGCCGACACCTTCATCCGCCGGCTGCCGGACGGCTACCGCACGCCGATGTCCTCCCTCGTCCTGTCCGGCGGAGAACGCCAGCGCCTCGGCCTGGCCAGAGCGTTCGCCCGCGACAGCCGGCTGATCGTGCTGGACGACGCGACCTGCGGCCTGGACGGCGCCACCGAAGCCGCGGCGCTGCGCGCCCTGCGCGAGGAGACGGCCGGGCGGACCGTCCTGTACATCACCCGGCGCGCCACCGTGGCCGCCGCGGCCGACCGGGTCGCCTGGCTCCACGAGGGCCGCGTCCGCGCCGTCGCCGCCCACGACGAACTCTGGCCACTCGCCGCGTACCGTGACGTGCTCGACGGCGGAACGCCCGGTCCCCGGCCGGCTCCTGTGAAGGCCTCCGCCGGTGACTGA
- a CDS encoding metallophosphoesterase: MLGGLVVLAVLVFLFFLPWWVLLASGTGWPFPVALGGGVLFGAALVAFPVMMALGHGRRQSDAAARTGDTILGVIWVLFAWSALGGVLRLGLVAAGAGGQTAARGVAVAVAVIAALLLAWGYTEAMRLPRVRQVDVTLPRLGAGLDGTRVVVLADTHYGPIDRARWSARVVDAVNALEPDIVCHAGDIADGTIAKRREQAAPLGRVRSRLARVYVTGNHEYLGEAQGWLDEMARLGWDSLHNRHVVVERGGDRLVLAGVDDRTAASSGLAGHRADLPLALAEVTPDLPVLLVAHQPKQVAQAVAAGVDLQVSGHTHGGQIWPFHYLVRLDQPVVQGLSRHGERTQLYTSRGAGYWGPPFRIFAPSEISLLVLRSPV; encoded by the coding sequence CTGTTGGGCGGACTCGTCGTCCTCGCCGTGCTGGTGTTCTTGTTCTTCCTGCCGTGGTGGGTGCTGCTGGCCTCGGGCACGGGGTGGCCGTTCCCGGTCGCGCTGGGCGGCGGCGTCCTGTTCGGGGCCGCGCTGGTCGCGTTCCCGGTGATGATGGCCCTGGGCCACGGCCGACGGCAGTCGGACGCGGCGGCTCGTACGGGCGACACGATCCTCGGTGTGATCTGGGTGCTCTTCGCGTGGTCGGCCCTCGGAGGTGTGCTGCGGCTCGGCCTGGTCGCGGCCGGGGCAGGCGGGCAGACCGCCGCCAGAGGCGTCGCGGTCGCCGTCGCGGTCATCGCGGCGCTGTTGCTGGCCTGGGGCTACACCGAGGCCATGCGGCTGCCCCGGGTCCGGCAGGTCGACGTCACCCTCCCGCGGCTGGGCGCCGGACTGGACGGGACCCGTGTGGTCGTGCTGGCCGACACCCACTACGGGCCCATCGACCGGGCCCGCTGGTCGGCGCGGGTCGTGGACGCGGTCAACGCCCTCGAACCCGACATCGTCTGCCACGCGGGCGACATCGCCGACGGCACGATCGCCAAGCGCCGGGAGCAGGCCGCACCCCTGGGGAGGGTCCGCTCGCGCCTGGCCAGGGTCTATGTGACGGGCAACCACGAGTACCTCGGGGAGGCCCAGGGCTGGCTCGACGAGATGGCCCGGCTCGGCTGGGACTCGCTGCACAACCGTCATGTCGTCGTCGAACGCGGCGGCGACCGGCTCGTCCTCGCGGGTGTGGACGACCGTACGGCCGCCTCCTCCGGCCTGGCCGGGCACCGCGCCGACCTCCCCCTCGCCCTCGCGGAGGTCACTCCCGATCTGCCGGTGCTCCTGGTCGCCCACCAGCCCAAGCAGGTGGCCCAGGCAGTGGCGGCCGGGGTCGACCTCCAGGTCTCGGGTCACACCCACGGCGGGCAGATCTGGCCGTTCCACTATCTGGTACGGCTGGACCAGCCCGTGGTGCAGGGCCTCAGCCGGCACGGTGAGCGGACCCAGCTCTACACCAGCCGTGGTGCGGGCTACTGGGGTCCGCCGTTCCGGATCTTCGCGCCGAGCGAGATCAGTCTGCTCGTTCTCCGGTCGCCCGTGTGA
- a CDS encoding lamin tail domain-containing protein, protein MHRPSAVRVAGAAFVAATATAAVVMAPLPAAFATPSTSVVISEAYGGGGNSGATLTNDFVELANRSTAAYPLEGYSVQYLPASPSAGSLWQVTPLTGALAPGGGYLVAEGAGSGGSTALPTADATGNIAMAAASGTVALVKSTTALTCKTAADCAGDPDIVDLLGYGTAVVREGTAAPVASNTTSVSRTASLADTDDNSADFTAGTPTATNSAGETANGGGDGGGPGGPTAPGAFRIHDIQGTTRLSPLKGQSVAGVPGIVTAVRTTGSKGYWIQDPAPDTDPATSEGLFVYTGSAAPTVSVGDSVLVSGKVTEYYPGTGTQSVTELGSPVSTTVSTGNDLPGAVALNDSTVPGAYTPTANGGSIEGLPLRPSVYSQDFYESIEGMRASVHDARVTGATNSFGEMFVTAKPHERPTRRGGTLYGAYDQQNTGRIEIVAADGSTPTLNVGDELSGTTTGPVDYASFGGYLLAPSAATTGTAVDNGLKQEVTRKQKGKELALATYNVENLDPTDGADKFARLAKGVVTNLSSPDIVTLEEIQDDNGATDDGTVSAEATLTRFTAAITAAGGPKYSWRYVNPVNDQDGGEPGGNIRQVFLFNPKRVSFVDRASAGDASTTAVSVVRDKHKREAHLSASPGRVDPTSDAWANSRKPLVGEFRFQGDTVFVIANHFNSKGGDDPMHGRFQEPTRSSETQRGLQAAEENAFVDSVLAADPKARIVALGDLNDYEFSDAVKTLTDNGDVLTDLINTLPVKERYSYVFDGNSQTLDHILTSPSITHYDYDVVHINAEFADQASDHDPQVVRIDVNNCGRKAYHPKPGRGK, encoded by the coding sequence ATGCACAGACCCAGCGCAGTGCGCGTAGCCGGCGCCGCGTTCGTGGCCGCGACCGCCACGGCGGCCGTCGTCATGGCGCCGCTGCCCGCCGCCTTTGCCACGCCGTCGACGAGTGTCGTGATCTCGGAGGCGTACGGCGGCGGCGGCAACTCCGGCGCCACGCTCACGAACGACTTCGTCGAGCTGGCCAACCGCTCGACGGCCGCGTACCCGCTCGAGGGGTACAGCGTCCAGTACCTCCCGGCCTCGCCGTCCGCCGGCTCCCTCTGGCAGGTCACTCCCCTCACCGGCGCGCTCGCCCCCGGCGGCGGCTACCTGGTCGCCGAAGGCGCGGGCAGCGGCGGCAGCACAGCGCTGCCGACCGCCGACGCCACCGGCAACATCGCGATGGCCGCCGCCAGCGGCACGGTCGCCCTGGTCAAGTCCACCACGGCACTGACCTGCAAGACGGCCGCGGACTGTGCCGGCGACCCCGACATCGTGGACCTCCTCGGCTACGGCACCGCCGTCGTCCGCGAGGGCACCGCCGCCCCGGTGGCGAGCAACACCACCTCCGTCTCACGCACGGCCTCGCTCGCCGACACCGACGACAACTCCGCCGACTTCACCGCCGGTACACCCACCGCCACCAACAGCGCGGGGGAGACCGCGAACGGCGGCGGCGACGGTGGCGGCCCCGGCGGACCCACCGCCCCGGGCGCGTTCCGCATCCACGACATCCAGGGCACCACCCGCCTCTCGCCGCTCAAGGGCCAGAGCGTGGCGGGCGTCCCCGGCATCGTCACCGCCGTCCGCACCACGGGCAGCAAGGGCTACTGGATCCAGGACCCGGCCCCGGACACCGACCCCGCCACCAGCGAGGGCCTGTTCGTCTACACCGGCTCCGCCGCGCCCACCGTCTCCGTGGGCGACTCGGTCCTGGTCAGCGGCAAGGTCACGGAGTACTACCCGGGCACCGGCACCCAGTCGGTCACCGAGCTGGGCAGCCCGGTCTCCACCACCGTCTCCACCGGCAACGACCTCCCGGGCGCGGTCGCCCTGAACGACTCGACCGTCCCGGGCGCGTACACCCCCACCGCGAACGGCGGCAGCATCGAGGGCCTCCCCCTCCGGCCGAGCGTCTACTCCCAGGACTTCTACGAGTCCATCGAGGGCATGCGCGCCTCGGTCCACGACGCCCGGGTGACCGGCGCGACCAACTCGTTCGGCGAGATGTTCGTGACCGCCAAGCCCCACGAGCGGCCCACCAGGCGCGGCGGCACCCTCTACGGCGCCTACGACCAGCAGAACACCGGCCGCATCGAGATCGTCGCGGCCGACGGCTCCACCCCGACCCTCAACGTCGGCGACGAGCTGTCCGGCACCACCACCGGCCCGGTCGACTACGCCTCGTTCGGCGGCTATCTGCTCGCCCCCTCCGCCGCCACCACCGGCACGGCCGTCGACAACGGTCTCAAGCAGGAGGTGACGCGCAAGCAGAAGGGCAAGGAACTCGCCCTCGCCACCTACAACGTGGAGAACCTCGACCCGACGGACGGCGCCGACAAGTTCGCCCGCCTCGCCAAGGGCGTCGTCACCAACCTCTCCTCCCCCGACATCGTCACTCTGGAGGAGATCCAGGACGACAACGGCGCCACCGACGACGGCACCGTCTCCGCCGAGGCGACGCTGACCAGGTTCACCGCCGCGATCACCGCGGCGGGTGGCCCGAAGTACTCCTGGCGCTACGTCAACCCGGTCAACGACCAGGACGGCGGCGAGCCCGGCGGCAACATCCGCCAGGTGTTCCTCTTCAACCCCAAGCGGGTCTCCTTCGTGGACCGGGCGTCCGCCGGTGACGCCTCCACGACCGCCGTCTCCGTGGTGAGGGACAAGCACAAGCGCGAGGCCCACCTCTCCGCCTCACCGGGCCGCGTCGACCCCACGAGTGACGCGTGGGCCAACAGCCGCAAGCCCCTCGTCGGCGAGTTCAGGTTCCAGGGCGACACGGTGTTCGTCATCGCGAACCACTTCAACTCCAAGGGTGGCGACGATCCGATGCACGGCCGCTTCCAGGAGCCGACCCGTTCCTCGGAGACCCAGCGGGGGCTCCAGGCGGCGGAGGAGAACGCCTTCGTCGACTCCGTCCTCGCCGCCGACCCCAAGGCGCGGATCGTGGCCCTCGGTGACCTCAACGACTACGAGTTCTCCGACGCGGTCAAGACCCTCACCGACAACGGCGACGTCCTCACCGACCTCATCAACACCCTTCCGGTGAAGGAGCGTTACAGCTACGTCTTCGACGGCAACAGCCAGACTCTCGACCACATCCTGACCAGCCCCTCCATCACGCACTACGACTACGACGTCGTCCACATCAACGCGGAGTTCGCCGACCAGGCGAGCGACCACGATCCCCAGGTCGTCCGGATCGACGTGAACAACTGCGGCAGGAAGGCCTACCACCCCAAGCCGGGCAGGGGGAAGTAA
- a CDS encoding SapB/AmfS family lanthipeptide yields the protein MSILSLQALETPEEILEYRSVLSSLSAVNCTNSTVSTLLCL from the coding sequence ATGTCCATCCTCAGCCTGCAGGCCCTGGAGACCCCCGAGGAAATCCTCGAGTACCGCTCCGTTCTCAGCTCCCTGAGCGCCGTCAACTGCACCAACAGCACCGTGAGCACGCTGCTCTGCCTCTGA